CACCTCGGCGGCGAGTCGCCCCACAACCTGGCCTGGTTGGTCACCTCGATCGGCATCGACTTCACGGTCACCGACCCGCCGGAGCTCGTCGCCGCCGTCGCCGCCCTGGCCGACCGCTGCGCCCGGGCGGTCTCCTAGCTGCCGCCGGAAACCCCTCGGAATTGGTGCCGGGATCGTGTTGCGGCCGGGCACCCAGAGTGTCACTGTCATCACCATGGGTGCGATCCAGGCGTTCCGGTTGCCCGACTTCTACCTGCCGTATCCGGCTCGGCTCAACCCTCACCTCGAACGCTCCCGGCGGCACAGCGCCGAGTGGGCGCAGCGGATGGGGATGCTCGACGCCGCCAAGCCGGGCGGCGGTGTCGTGTGGGACGAGGCCGCCCTGGCCGAGATGGACTACGCCCTGATGTGCGCCTACACGCACCCCGACTGCGACGGTCCGACCCTCGACCTGGTCACCGACTGGTACGTGTGGGTTTTCTTCTTCGACGACCACTTCCTGGAGCTGTTCAAGTACTCCCGCGACCATGCGGGTGCGCGCCTCTACCTCGACCGGCTCGAGCGGTTCATGGTGGACGACGGCGAGGAGTCGCCCGAGCCCCGGAACCCCGCCGAAGCGGGCCTGAAGGACCTGTGGGCGCGCACCGTGCCGGCCATGTCGCCCGAGTGGCGGCGCCGCTTCGTCACCAGCACCCACAACCTCATGGTCGAGTCGATGTGGGAGCTCGAGAACATCGACCGGGGCCGCATCGCCAACCCCATCGAGTACATCCAGATGCGGCGTCGGGTGGGCGGCGCGCCCTGGTCGGCCAACCTGGTGGAGGTGGCGGCCGACGCCGAGATCCCGCCCGTGCTCACCGGCTCCCGGCCGCTGCGGGTGCTCACCGACACGTTCGCCGACGCCGTGCACCTCCGCAACGACCTCTTCTCCTACCAGCGCGAGGTGCAGGAGGAGGGCGAGAACTCCAACGCCGTGCTGGTGTTCGAGCACTTCTTCGACACGTCCACCCAGGAGGCGGCCGAGGCCGTCAACGAGCTGCTCACCTCACGGCTGCTCCAGTTCGAGGACACCGCGCTGGTGGAGGTGCCGGCCCTGCTGGCGGAGCACGCCGTCCCGCCCCACGAGCAGGCCCGGGTGGTCGCCTACGTGAAGGGCCTGCAGGACTGGCAGGCCGGCGGCCACGAGTGGCACGACCGGTCGAGCCGCTACATGAACGAGGCCTCGCACGGGCCCGGCGGTCGGCTCCGGGGGCCGACGGGGCTGGGCACCGAGGGCGTCCGCCGGGCGCTGGGCACCGTGGGCCGGGGCCTGCAGCGTCGGACCGTGCAACACGGGCAGGCGCTGTTCCGTCCGGTGGGGCACCTCCCGCTGCCCGACCTCTACATGCCGTTCCCGGTGCGCACCAGCCCGCACCTCGACCGCGCACGGGTCCACGCCGTCGATTGGGCCCGGAGCATGGGCTTCTTCGACTCCGTGCCCGGGCTGGAGGCCGGTGGCCTGTGGGACGAGCGGCGGTTCCGGGGCTTCGACTTCCCGCACTGCGCCGCCATGATCCACGCCGACGCGACGCCCGAGCAGCTCGACGTCGAGTCCGACTGGCTCGCCTGGGGCACCTACGGCGACGACTTCTTCCCCCTGGTGCTCGGGGCCAGCCGCAACCTGCTCGGGGCCAAGCTCCTCAACGAGCGGCTGTCCCTTTTCATGCCGCTCGATCCGGCTGCGCCGACGCCGGTGCCCACCAACCCCGTCGAGCGGGGCCTGGCCGACCTGTGGCGGCGCACGGTCGGGTCGCTGGCGTCGCACGATCGGGAGCAGTTCCGGGCCGCCGTCGAGGACATGACCGCCAGCTGGCTGTGGGAGTTGGGCAACCAGGCGCTGAACCGCATCCCCGACCCGGTCGACTACATCGAGATGCGCCGCAAGACGTTCGGGTCCGACATGCACATCAGCTTCGCCCGGCTCTCGCGGGCCGACGGCGCCGACGCCGTCGTGCCGCCGGAGATCTACGAGACCCGCGTCGTGCGCGAGCTGGAGACCGCCGCCCAGGACTACGCCTGCTTCGTCAACGACCTGGTCTCCTACCAGAAGGAGGTCGAGTTCGAGGGCGACGTGCACAACCTGGTGCTGATCGTGGAGAACTTCCTGGGGCTCGACCGGCTGGCGGCCCGCGACGTGGTGGCCGACCTGATGACCGAGCGCATGCGGCAGTTCGAGCAGCTGGTGAGCGTCGGGCTGCCGGCACTGTGCGACGAGCTCGGACTTGCTGCGCCGGTCCGGGCCACCCTCACCCGCCAGGCCGACGCCCTGAAGGAGTGGATGTCCGGCATCCTCGAGTGGCATCGCCGCTGTGCCCGCTACGCGGACGCCGAGCTCCGCCGCCACCATCGCACCCCACCCCCCGGCGCCAACACCCTCCTCTTCACCCCCACTGGCCTCGGCACCTCCGCCGCCCGCAGAGGGAGGCGGGCGGCGGAGGCACCTCGGTCCTCGGTCAGAGGCGGCCGAGCCATTCCAAGGGGAACGGCGGTTGGGCCAGGGGCTTGACCGCGATGCGCACCAGGGGCAACGGGTTGTCGTCGCCCGCGGTGCGGTTGAGGTGCAGGGTGTCGCAGGCGGTGCAGCGATGGACGAGCACCCACTCGCCGGTGCCTCGCACGCAGACGGCGATGGGCTCCATCGAGGAACCGCAGTCGGCTGCCCGGTCGCCCGGGGAGTCGTCGACGTGACGGCTCCACAGGCAGTTGGGGCAGTGGTTTCGGTGTGCCGTGCCCGGGGCGTCGACCGATACGTCGAGCCCGCAGTTGCGGCACCGGAACGACGTCCTCGACATGCCCTGGCGGCGTCGAGGACGGTTGCGCTGGTCGCGCGACAAGGGAGAACCTCCGGAGACAACATGGATACGGACCGGGCAGCGCGTCCCGGGACCGTCTCGTTGGCTCGACTCGCCTAGCTGGCTGTCAGTGTCAGCCGGAGGCGGGAGCCGGACGGTCCGTCGGGACGCGTGCAGCCGTGCCCTGCGTGGTTGTCTGCATGCCCCGTCACCGTCCTTCGTCCGTTGCTTCGTAGGTCGGCGACACGGTCCCATGCCCCGTCGTCATGCGGCAACCGAATTACTCGCCATGCTCGGAGCCGTGACCGTCCGGATCGACCACGTGGTCGAGCGGCTGCGCGGGCTCAACGTCCCGTTCGGCAACGGTCCCGAGGCGATCGACAACGGCCTGACCCACGATCCGCTGGGTTCGGAGGGTCGGGTGTACTTCACCAGCCCCGACGGCCACCTGTTCGAGGTGACCGTCCACCCGTTCACCCGCCGAACATCGGGTCGAACATCTGGAGGGGCGTGTTCCATCGGGAGATGTCGTCCTTGAGCGGGACCCGCAGCCACAGGGCGGCACCGTCACGGCGCAGCTCGTCGTCGACGTCGCCGGAGACCATCGCCGGCACCTGACCTTCGTGCACGGCGTTGAGCACCCGGCCCACGCTGGCCTCCGCGGCGTCGTCGCTGGGGAACGCCCACACGACGAGCAGCTCCCAGACGTCGCCCTTGGCCAGGCCGATCCCGGCCCAGGGGGCGTCGTCGCCGTCGTCGACGCCGATGCCGGCGAAGGTGACGGCGCCGTGCCGGTCGAAGGCCTCCACCAGCTCCGCTCGCGGCGTCCCGTCCGACGGGGCGTCGAACAGCGCGGTGGGCGGGTCGTCGGTGTCGAGGGCGAGGACGTCGCCACGGACGACGGTCACGCCCCCGCCGGCGTCGCTGGTCGTGATCGCCTCGGCGTCGAAGGACCCGTGGGCGACGAACTCCTGGGCACCCTCGCCGACCCAGCACTCGACGTCGCCGACGGCGTAGCCGGTGCTCTCCGTCGAGCTGTCGAAGACCTGGATCCGCCGCTGGCTCAACGGGTCGAGTTGGACGCCGGTGTCGAAGACGGCCTTGCCGGCGTCCTCGGCGGAGCCGTCGATGTCGAGGCCGGCATCCCGGGCACGGTCGAGGTCGGAGCCGGAGAGGACGCCGGCGTCGACGGGGACGTTGCCGGCCAGGCCGGAGAGGCAGCCGTCGCCGCCGCCGTCGCCACCACCCCCACCGCCCTGGGTCACGACGAAGGCCGCCGCCGCGACGACCACGACCGCCGCACCTGCTCCCACCCACACCACCCGCCGGCGGCGCCCGCTGCTCTTCGCTTCGGTCACTCGGTCTCCTCGATCTCCTCGGTGATGGCGACAGCCAGGCGACGGCCCGCGAAGTCGATCAGGCGGCGGGCCGGGAACGGGTCGAGTCCCCGCCGCTCGCTGACGACGTGGTCGGCGAGGCCGTTGAGTGTCGCCCACAGGAACGCGGGCACCAGCTTCGCGTCCACGACACGCCGGTCGTCGCGCGCCGCCGCCTCCCGCACGCTCTCCATCAGCACCTTGTTGTGGGCGACGGTGGCGCTGCGCAGCTCGTCGATCAGTTCCCGGGGGAAGGGGCCCTGCTCGGGGTCGACGTCGCGGCGGATCGCCGACCACAGCGTGAAGTGCCGGCCGTAGGTGCGCCAGAGGTCGAGGTAGCCCTCCAGCACCTTCGCCAGCAGCGGTGCGAGGCGGTGGTTGCCGTCGGCGAGCGGCCGGAACGCCTCGGTGTGCTGTCGGATCGCCTCGGCGTAGAGGGTGGCGAAGAGCTCCTCCTTGGTGGCGAAGTAGGAGTAGAGGGTGGCGGGGCTCACGCCGGCGTCGGCCGCCAGGTCACGCATGTTCAGGGCGAGGTAGCCGTGCTCGGCGATTCGGGTGCGGGCGGCGTCGAGGATGTCGGTCCGACGCTGCGCCCGGTCGCCCCACTTGGTGGGCTTGCGGGCGCCGGTTGATTTGAACACTGTTCGATTCTAGGGTGCGAGAGAGAACGGGAGGGACCTCATGAGCGACTACGACCTGCTCGTGCGGGGTGGCACGGTGCTCGACGGCACCGGCGCCCCGGCCCGGACCGCGGACGTGGCGGTGCGCGACGGCGTCGTCGTCGACGTCGGGCCGGGGTTGGACGGCCGGGCGGTTCGCACCCTCGACGCCGACGGCCTGCTGGTCACGCCCGGCTTCGTCGACATCCACGCCCACTACGACGGCCAGGCGTCCTGGGGCGAGCGGATGATCCCGTCGTCGTGGCACGGCGTGACCACCGTGGTCGTCGGCAACTGCGGGGTCGGCTTCGCCCCGGTGCGCCCGTCGGACCACGCCCGGCTCATCGAGCTGATGGAGGGCGTCGAGGACATCCCCGGCGCGGTGCTCGACGAGGGACTGACGTGGGAGTGGCAGTCGTTCCCCGAGTTCATGGACGTCCTCGACCGGCGGCCCTTCGACGTCGACGTGGCGCTGCAGCTGCCCCACGGCGCCCTGCGCCTGCACGTGATGGGGGAGCGGGGCGCCGCCCGGGAGCCCGCGACCGCCGACGACATCGCAGCGATGGCCGCCATCGCCGCCGAGGCCGTGGAGGCCGGGGCGCTGGGCTTCACCACCTCCCGCACCCTCAACCACCGCACGTCGCGGGGCGAACCGACCCCCACGCTCACCGCCGGCGCCGACGAGCTGGTCGGCATCGCCCGGGCCATCGGGGCGACCGGGCGGGGCGTGCTGCAGGTGGTGTCCGACTTCACCGACGCCGACGCCGAGTTCGGCATCTTCCGCCGCATGGCCTCGGAGTCGGGGCGGCCACTGTCGTTCTCGCTGGTGCAGGCCCGCGGCGGCGGGTACTGGCGCCACCTGCTGGAGCTGCTGACCGCCGCCAACGCCGAGGGCGTGACGATGGCCGCCCAGGTGGCGACCCGGGCCGTCGGCCTGCTGCTCGGCCTCGACTGCACCCTGCACCCGCTGCTCACCAACCCGGTGTACCAGGAGGTCGCCGACCGGCCGCTGGCCGAGCGGGTGGCGGTGCTGTCGGACCCGGCGTTCAAGGCGCGGGTGCTGGCGGAGGCCCGGGCGTCCGACGAGCGGGCCCGGGTGGAGGGCAAGATCGGCGGCCGGCTCCTCGGGGCCTTCGACCGGCTGTTCGAGCTGGGCGACCCGCCCGACTACGAGCCCGACCCCGCCGCGAGCATCGCTGCCCAGGCCGAGCGGGCCGGGCGCGATCCCCTCGACCTGGCCTACGACCTGCTGCTGGGCGACGGCGGTCGGGCGTTCCTGTACCTGCCGCTGCTCAACTGGGTCGACGGCAACCTCGACGCCGTGGGCGAGATGCTGGCCCACCCGCACACCGTGCCCGGCCTGGCCGACGGCGGCGCCCACCTCGGCTCGATCTGCGACGCCAGCTTCCCCACCACGCTGCTGGCCCTGTGGGGGCGCGACCGGGAGCGCCAGCGGCTGGAGCTGCCGTACCTGGTGCGCCAGCACACCCGGGACACCGCCCGCACGGTCGGCCTGCTCGACCGGGGCGTCCTCGCTCCCGGCTACCGGGCCGACGTCAACCTGGTCGACTTCGAGCGGCTGACCGCCCGGCGACCGGAGATGCGCCACGACCTGCCGGCCGGTGGGCGGCGCCTGGTGCAAGGGGCCGACGGCTACGTGGCCACGGTCGTCGCCGGGCAGGTCACCTACGAGAACGGCGAGGCGACCGGGCCGCTGCCGGGTCGCCTGGTGCGGGGACCACGATGAGCGTGACCAGCGTCGATCCGGGCGAACTCGAGCCTCTGGAGGAGACCTGCGCCTGGCGGGCCGGCGACGTGGGCGACGACTACGTGTTCCACCTCACCGACGCCCACCTGGCCGACCTCGACGCCGCGCTCCGGGCCGCCGAGGCCGCCACCGACGACGTGCTCGACATCACCCGCGAGCTGTTCCCGCTCCCCACCCTCGGTCCGGCGCTGGCCGACGTCGCGCAGGAGCTGATCGACGGGCGGGGCGTCGTCCTCATCCGGGGCGTGCCGGTGGGGCAGTACGGGAAGGCCCGGGCGTCGGCCGTCTACTGGGGGATCGGCCAGCACCTCGGGCGCCCGTGGCCGCAGAACGCCAAGGGCCACCTGCTCGGCGACGTGACCGACCAGGGCCGGACACCCGACGACCCCACGGCCCGGGGCAACGAGATCGGCGGCGTCCCCTTCCCGTTCCACTCCGACGGGTCCGACCTCGTCGGGCTCTTCTGCCTCGACGCCGGGGCGAGCGGCGGCGCCAGCCTCGTCGCCAACGCCGTCACCATCCACAACGACCTCGTGTCCGACGACCCCGAGATGGCCGCCGCGCTGTACGAGCCGCTGCCCTACGACCTACGGGGCGAGCAGGCCCCCGGGGCCCGCAGCTGGTACCTGATGCCGGTGTTCAGCCGGCGGGGCGACCGGCTGTTCGTGCGCTACATCCGGCCGTACATCTCGTCGTCGCGCCGCCATGCCGACGCACCCCGGCCGTCGGAGCTGGCGGTGGAGGCCATGGACCGCCTCGACGCCATGTGCGCCGACCCCGCCTACCGGCTGTCGATGCGGATGGAGCCCGGCGACATGCAGTTCGTCAACAACTACCACGTGCTCCACGCCCGGGAGGGCTACACCGACGACCGCCCGGCGGGTCGCATCCGGCACCTCAAGCGGCTGTGGCTGGAGACCGAGGTGCTGGCCGACGCCGAGAAGCCCGAGCGCTTCCGCCTCGGCCGCACCGACGGCTACTGGGCCAGCAAGGGCCGCACCAAGAGCGAGCTCGACATCTGACCTAGACAGAGGGGCATGCGGCACGACATCGACGGGGTGCGACTCAACGTCCTCGACGAGGGCTCGGGTGAGGCCATCGTCTTCCTGCACGGGCTCGGCGGCTGCTGGCGCGACTGGGCGCCGCAGCTCGACGGGCTGCGCGACCGCTACCGCTGCGTGGTCGTGGAGCACCGGGGCCACGGGCGCTCCGAGGCGACGACGAGCGCCTACTCGACGCCGCTGTTCGCGGCCGACGTCGTGCGGGTGTGCGCGGCGCTGGACATCGAGCGGGCCCACGTGGTCGGGCTGTCGATGGGCGGGATGATCGCCCAGCACGTCGCGCTGGACGCTCCGGACCTGGTCGACACGCTGGTTCTGGCCGACACGGCGGCGGCGATGCCGGCGATCCTGGTCGACGCCTTCAAGTCGTACGCGCAGACCGTGCGCGACGACGGCCACACCGACTCACACGGCGTCGTCCCCGAGTTCTCGCCGGCGTGGAGCCAGCAGGTGCTGCACGACCGTCCCGAGGTGGTGCGCGACAACCAGCGGGAGACCGAGGGCACCGACCCCGACGCCTGGTACCGGGCGGCGATCGCCGTCGCCGACCACGACACCACCGCCCGCCTCGGCGACATCACCGCGCCCACGCTCCTGCTGTGGGGCCGCGAGGACCTGCTCGTCCCCGTCGACACCCTCTCGCCCCCGCTCCTCGCCGGCATCCCCACCTGCCACCTCGAGATCCTCGACGACGCCGGCCACCTCTCCAACCTCGACCAACCCGAGGCCTTCACCACTCAGCTCACGAAGTTCTTCACCGACCACAAGGGAGCAATCGGATGACATCCGAGTCGACCCACCCGGTCGTCGCCACCTGGGTGCGCCTCGGCCTCCTGGCGCTGGGCCTGCCGAACGTGCTGGCCGGGATGTGGGCCGTCGCCGCGCCGGAGAGCTGGTTCGACAGCTTCCCCGGCTGGGACCCGCGGCTGGTGGCCGCCGAGCCGCCCTACAACGCCCACCTCGCCACCGATGCCGGCGCCGGCCTCCTGGCGTCGGGCGTCGTGCTGGTGGCGGCAGCGTGGCTCGGGGACACGCGGTCGGTGCGGCTGGGGCTGCTGGCCTTCGCCACCTTCTCCGTCCCCCATGCCGCCTACCACGCGTTCAACCCGGCCCCCGGACTCAGCAACGCCGAGGACGTCCAGAACGTCGTCGTGCTCGTGTTCGTGCTCCTCGCGTCGGTCGCCCTGCTGGCTGGCACCCGGGTCAAGCCAGGGAGTCGAGGAGCTCGGTGACCTGGCGGGTGATCTCTACGTCTTCTCTGGCGGTGAAGACCGATGTGGCGGACCAGGCGGGCCAACGTCGTCGGGCTGTAGATGGGCGGGATGATCGCCCTGCACGTTGCGTTGGACGCTCCCGACCTGGTCGACACCCTGGTGCTGGCCGCTCCTCGCCGGCATCCCTACCAGCCACCTCGAGATCCTCGACCAGGCCGGCCACCTCTCCAACCTCGACCAAACCCGAGGCCTTCACCACCCTCCTCACCAATCTCTTCGCGGAGAACGGCTCGAGCCCCGGGCTTGATTGACACACCTCGCGTCTACAATCGAACACATGTTCGTAGTGAGCGAAGTCGAAGCAGAGGATGAAACCGAAGTCGACGCCGAGGAGACGCCGTCGTTCGAGGCCCAGGTGGCCGAGCTGTGCGGCACCCTCAACGTGGCGACGGCGGCACTGGTCGACGTGATCGCCGAGGTGATCGCCGCCGACAACTGGTCGGGCCAAGGCTACGTGTCCATAGAGCACTGGGTGGCCGTGCACTGCGGGTTGTCGCCGGGCCGCGCCCGCGGTTTGTGCGACCTGGCCCGGAGGCGCGACGAGTTGCCCGAGACCGTGAGCCGATTCCGTGAGGGACGATTGTCGGAGGACCAGGTGCGTCCGATCGCTCGTCATGTCCCTGCCGCCTACGACGCGTCTATCGGCAAGCTGGCCGAGCACGCCACTCCGAACCAGATCGCCCGCGTGGCCCGCACGTATCGTTTCGATGATCGTGTCGACGACGAGGTGAATGACGACGAGGCACCCGTGCCCACGCCGGCTCCCGATCCCATCGAGGCTCGGCGGCGATCGTTCACCTTCGGTTGGGACGACGACGGCAACCTCCGTGGTTCGTTCTGCCTGCCGTCCGACG
This Acidimicrobiales bacterium DNA region includes the following protein-coding sequences:
- a CDS encoding germacradienol/geosmin synthase → MGAIQAFRLPDFYLPYPARLNPHLERSRRHSAEWAQRMGMLDAAKPGGGVVWDEAALAEMDYALMCAYTHPDCDGPTLDLVTDWYVWVFFFDDHFLELFKYSRDHAGARLYLDRLERFMVDDGEESPEPRNPAEAGLKDLWARTVPAMSPEWRRRFVTSTHNLMVESMWELENIDRGRIANPIEYIQMRRRVGGAPWSANLVEVAADAEIPPVLTGSRPLRVLTDTFADAVHLRNDLFSYQREVQEEGENSNAVLVFEHFFDTSTQEAAEAVNELLTSRLLQFEDTALVEVPALLAEHAVPPHEQARVVAYVKGLQDWQAGGHEWHDRSSRYMNEASHGPGGRLRGPTGLGTEGVRRALGTVGRGLQRRTVQHGQALFRPVGHLPLPDLYMPFPVRTSPHLDRARVHAVDWARSMGFFDSVPGLEAGGLWDERRFRGFDFPHCAAMIHADATPEQLDVESDWLAWGTYGDDFFPLVLGASRNLLGAKLLNERLSLFMPLDPAAPTPVPTNPVERGLADLWRRTVGSLASHDREQFRAAVEDMTASWLWELGNQALNRIPDPVDYIEMRRKTFGSDMHISFARLSRADGADAVVPPEIYETRVVRELETAAQDYACFVNDLVSYQKEVEFEGDVHNLVLIVENFLGLDRLAARDVVADLMTERMRQFEQLVSVGLPALCDELGLAAPVRATLTRQADALKEWMSGILEWHRRCARYADAELRRHHRTPPPGANTLLFTPTGLGTSAARRGRRAAEAPRSSVRGGRAIPRGTAVGPGA
- a CDS encoding RNHCP domain-containing protein; its protein translation is MSRDQRNRPRRRQGMSRTSFRCRNCGLDVSVDAPGTAHRNHCPNCLWSRHVDDSPGDRAADCGSSMEPIAVCVRGTGEWVLVHRCTACDTLHLNRTAGDDNPLPLVRIAVKPLAQPPFPLEWLGRL
- a CDS encoding helix-turn-helix domain-containing protein, giving the protein MFKSTGARKPTKWGDRAQRRTDILDAARTRIAEHGYLALNMRDLAADAGVSPATLYSYFATKEELFATLYAEAIRQHTEAFRPLADGNHRLAPLLAKVLEGYLDLWRTYGRHFTLWSAIRRDVDPEQGPFPRELIDELRSATVAHNKVLMESVREAAARDDRRVVDAKLVPAFLWATLNGLADHVVSERRGLDPFPARRLIDFAGRRLAVAITEEIEETE
- a CDS encoding amidohydrolase family protein translates to MSDYDLLVRGGTVLDGTGAPARTADVAVRDGVVVDVGPGLDGRAVRTLDADGLLVTPGFVDIHAHYDGQASWGERMIPSSWHGVTTVVVGNCGVGFAPVRPSDHARLIELMEGVEDIPGAVLDEGLTWEWQSFPEFMDVLDRRPFDVDVALQLPHGALRLHVMGERGAAREPATADDIAAMAAIAAEAVEAGALGFTTSRTLNHRTSRGEPTPTLTAGADELVGIARAIGATGRGVLQVVSDFTDADAEFGIFRRMASESGRPLSFSLVQARGGGYWRHLLELLTAANAEGVTMAAQVATRAVGLLLGLDCTLHPLLTNPVYQEVADRPLAERVAVLSDPAFKARVLAEARASDERARVEGKIGGRLLGAFDRLFELGDPPDYEPDPAASIAAQAERAGRDPLDLAYDLLLGDGGRAFLYLPLLNWVDGNLDAVGEMLAHPHTVPGLADGGAHLGSICDASFPTTLLALWGRDRERQRLELPYLVRQHTRDTARTVGLLDRGVLAPGYRADVNLVDFERLTARRPEMRHDLPAGGRRLVQGADGYVATVVAGQVTYENGEATGPLPGRLVRGPR
- a CDS encoding TauD/TfdA family dioxygenase, with product MSVTSVDPGELEPLEETCAWRAGDVGDDYVFHLTDAHLADLDAALRAAEAATDDVLDITRELFPLPTLGPALADVAQELIDGRGVVLIRGVPVGQYGKARASAVYWGIGQHLGRPWPQNAKGHLLGDVTDQGRTPDDPTARGNEIGGVPFPFHSDGSDLVGLFCLDAGASGGASLVANAVTIHNDLVSDDPEMAAALYEPLPYDLRGEQAPGARSWYLMPVFSRRGDRLFVRYIRPYISSSRRHADAPRPSELAVEAMDRLDAMCADPAYRLSMRMEPGDMQFVNNYHVLHAREGYTDDRPAGRIRHLKRLWLETEVLADAEKPERFRLGRTDGYWASKGRTKSELDI
- a CDS encoding alpha/beta fold hydrolase codes for the protein MRHDIDGVRLNVLDEGSGEAIVFLHGLGGCWRDWAPQLDGLRDRYRCVVVEHRGHGRSEATTSAYSTPLFAADVVRVCAALDIERAHVVGLSMGGMIAQHVALDAPDLVDTLVLADTAAAMPAILVDAFKSYAQTVRDDGHTDSHGVVPEFSPAWSQQVLHDRPEVVRDNQRETEGTDPDAWYRAAIAVADHDTTARLGDITAPTLLLWGREDLLVPVDTLSPPLLAGIPTCHLEILDDAGHLSNLDQPEAFTTQLTKFFTDHKGAIG